One part of the Hydrogenobacter sp. T-2 genome encodes these proteins:
- a CDS encoding anaerobic glycerol-3-phosphate dehydrogenase subunit C → MQELALGGVKDFEFNIKDPNFLNEQALWEEAKRVYSKCKDCRMCVTYCPSFPALFDAVDRNEDDLEKLSKEELALPLELCFHCKQCYFKCPYTPPHEWRIDFPHLSLRYKVWKFKNKGAKLTDKLMLNTDLVGKLSVPFAPIVNKLNTVPTFRVIMEGVMGVDRRAKLPPINSETFTSWFKKNRKPVKGQNGKVALFYTCLLNYNYLERGKALLKVFEKNDIYVELPEQQCCGIPFFDIGDIDSATERARFNVQRLKHYVDAGFDIVVPVPTCALQIKYEYPLLLPDDPDVKAVSERVYDVHEYLFKLHQEKRFNRDFKVSIGSIAYHIPCHLKSLNVGYRAVALMRLIPNTKVQIIERCSGHDGTFGVRKETFDMSIKVGSKLFEDMKSSNADLYVSDCPLSGNHIELMTGKRVYHPIEVLAMAYGED, encoded by the coding sequence ATGCAAGAGCTTGCCCTTGGTGGAGTAAAGGATTTTGAGTTTAACATAAAGGATCCCAATTTTCTCAACGAACAGGCTTTATGGGAAGAGGCAAAGAGAGTCTATTCTAAATGTAAAGACTGTAGAATGTGTGTCACCTATTGTCCTTCTTTTCCAGCACTTTTTGATGCAGTAGACAGAAATGAAGATGACCTTGAAAAGCTCTCTAAGGAGGAGCTTGCCCTTCCCTTAGAGCTGTGCTTTCACTGTAAACAGTGCTACTTTAAATGTCCTTATACGCCACCCCACGAATGGAGGATAGACTTTCCTCATCTTTCTCTTAGATATAAGGTTTGGAAGTTCAAAAACAAGGGAGCAAAGCTCACCGATAAGCTGATGCTAAATACAGACCTTGTAGGCAAGCTCTCTGTGCCTTTTGCTCCCATAGTCAATAAGCTAAACACCGTCCCAACCTTTAGAGTTATCATGGAAGGAGTTATGGGTGTGGACAGAAGAGCAAAACTACCACCCATAAACTCTGAGACCTTTACGAGCTGGTTTAAGAAAAACAGAAAGCCAGTCAAAGGTCAAAATGGAAAAGTTGCCCTGTTTTACACCTGCCTTCTTAACTACAACTACCTTGAGAGAGGCAAAGCTCTTCTTAAGGTTTTTGAGAAGAACGATATATATGTGGAGCTTCCAGAACAACAGTGCTGTGGTATACCTTTCTTTGATATTGGAGATATAGACTCAGCTACAGAGAGGGCAAGGTTTAATGTCCAGAGGCTAAAGCACTATGTGGACGCAGGCTTTGACATAGTAGTGCCAGTGCCTACATGTGCCCTTCAGATAAAGTATGAGTATCCTTTACTTCTGCCTGACGACCCAGATGTAAAGGCGGTCTCAGAGAGGGTCTACGACGTTCATGAATATCTTTTCAAACTCCATCAAGAAAAGAGGTTCAACAGGGACTTCAAAGTCTCTATTGGAAGCATAGCTTATCACATTCCCTGCCATCTTAAGTCTCTCAATGTGGGCTACAGGGCTGTGGCACTTATGAGGCTAATACCCAACACAAAGGTTCAAATAATAGAAAGGTGTTCGGGGCACGATGGGACCTTTGGAGTGCGGAAGGAAACCTTTGATATGTCCATAAAGGTGGGTTCAAAACTCTTTGAGGATATGAAAAGCTCTAACGCAGACCTTTATGTGTCTGA
- a CDS encoding rubrerythrin family protein: MSKSLQGTKTLENLKHAFAGESQANRRYLYFARKADIEGYPDIANVFRETAEGETGHAFGHIEFMEKYGGGDPATDMPIGTMEQNLEAAIAGETYEYTEMYPGFARVAREEGFDDIAEWFETLARAEKSHAGRFQKALESLKG; the protein is encoded by the coding sequence ATGAGCAAGAGCCTGCAAGGCACAAAGACCCTTGAGAACCTCAAGCATGCCTTTGCTGGGGAATCCCAGGCAAACAGAAGGTATCTCTACTTTGCCAGAAAGGCAGATATAGAGGGCTACCCAGACATAGCCAACGTCTTCAGAGAAACTGCAGAAGGTGAAACAGGACACGCCTTTGGACACATTGAGTTCATGGAAAAGTATGGCGGTGGAGACCCTGCCACTGACATGCCCATAGGGACCATGGAGCAGAACCTTGAGGCGGCCATAGCTGGAGAGACCTACGAATACACAGAGATGTATCCTGGCTTTGCAAGAGTGGCGAGAGAAGAGGGCTTTGACGATATAGCGGAGTGGTTTGAGACCCTTGCAAGGGCAGAAAAGTCCCACGCAGGAAGGTTCCAAAAGGCTTTAGAGTCTCTCAAAGGATAA
- the gltA gene encoding NADPH-dependent glutamate synthase, whose translation MAKRIRYEDRNPEPLMSPAERVKTFREYAFGYSVSLALDEAQRCLFCKDADQRCIKGCPINVDIPGFIRKITEGDLIGAYKKVIETDPFPSICGRICPQERQCEGSCILYYDTVRGRKNKGLPVSIGALEKFVGDFIRISGLEVEVERSEPTGYKVAVVGAGPAGLACAYDLARWGHEVHVFEALPEAGGVMAYGIPHARLPRDLLHWEIKRLEKLGVKFFFGYVVGRTIKLAELLEKYHAVFLGVGAGRGSLGIRGDHLNGVYSAIEVLTRVGLDRADLFPQSGTPVNLGKRTAIIGGGFTAVDCAITALRLGVETHVVYRRTRETSSARQEEWDHISEEGAIIHWLTQPIEIIGDDRGNVVGLKCIKMTLGEPDESGRPKPVPVEGSEHIIECDSVIFAIGQKANPIAYEDMPGLELTKWGTIKVDENFRTSIKGLFAGGDAVNGGDTVVRALSEGRKSAQAIHKYLIEEVEL comes from the coding sequence ATGGCTAAACGCATAAGATACGAAGACAGAAACCCGGAGCCACTCATGTCTCCCGCTGAGAGGGTAAAGACTTTTAGAGAATACGCCTTTGGCTATTCGGTAAGCCTTGCCCTCGACGAAGCACAAAGATGCCTCTTTTGCAAAGATGCAGACCAAAGGTGTATAAAGGGCTGTCCTATAAACGTTGACATACCAGGCTTTATAAGGAAGATAACGGAAGGAGACCTTATAGGTGCATATAAAAAGGTAATAGAAACAGACCCCTTCCCTTCCATATGTGGAAGGATATGCCCTCAGGAAAGACAATGCGAAGGCTCATGCATACTCTACTACGATACGGTTCGTGGGAGGAAAAACAAAGGGCTACCTGTAAGCATAGGTGCTTTGGAGAAGTTTGTGGGAGATTTTATAAGAATATCGGGGCTTGAGGTTGAAGTTGAAAGGTCAGAACCGACGGGCTATAAGGTAGCAGTGGTAGGTGCGGGTCCTGCAGGTCTTGCCTGTGCCTATGACCTTGCAAGATGGGGACATGAGGTTCATGTTTTTGAAGCCTTACCAGAAGCTGGTGGTGTGATGGCGTATGGCATACCTCATGCAAGGCTCCCAAGAGACCTTCTCCATTGGGAGATAAAAAGGCTTGAGAAACTCGGAGTAAAGTTCTTTTTTGGCTACGTGGTGGGAAGAACGATAAAGCTTGCGGAACTTTTAGAAAAATACCATGCAGTTTTTCTTGGTGTGGGTGCGGGCAGAGGCTCTCTGGGAATAAGAGGAGACCACCTAAATGGTGTATATTCTGCCATAGAGGTTTTAACAAGGGTAGGATTAGATAGAGCTGACCTATTCCCTCAAAGTGGAACACCGGTAAATCTTGGGAAAAGAACCGCCATAATAGGTGGTGGCTTTACCGCAGTGGACTGTGCTATAACCGCTCTTAGGCTTGGTGTGGAAACCCATGTGGTCTACAGGAGAACGCGGGAGACCTCATCCGCTCGCCAAGAGGAGTGGGACCACATATCAGAGGAGGGTGCCATAATACACTGGCTCACTCAACCTATAGAGATAATAGGGGATGATAGAGGTAATGTGGTAGGTCTCAAATGCATAAAGATGACCTTGGGTGAGCCAGATGAAAGTGGAAGACCCAAGCCTGTGCCGGTAGAAGGCTCAGAACACATCATAGAATGCGATTCTGTAATATTTGCTATAGGTCAAAAGGCTAATCCAATAGCTTACGAAGACATGCCAGGTCTTGAACTTACAAAATGGGGAACCATTAAAGTGGATGAGAATTTTAGAACCTCTATAAAAGGTCTTTTTGCAGGGGGTGATGCGGTAAATGGAGGAGACACAGTAGTCAGAGCCCTCTCAGAAGGCAGAAAGTCCGCACAAGCAATCCATAAATATCTCATAGAGGAGGTAGAACTATGA
- a CDS encoding DUF4878 domain-containing protein, translating to MKRVAIAIGAVLLAFFVLRSCGENPEKSARNTVKDFIENIRDGEGREAVKLLYPPFRDALVQDVKLPLQLTEMKPSEVLACILSSMGENIKRVRVLDTSRIDDKHAEVIVKVVDKEGVEKIFTFIVIKDEKKWRIASISGIR from the coding sequence ATGAAAAGGGTAGCCATTGCAATAGGAGCAGTGCTCCTCGCCTTTTTTGTCCTTAGGTCTTGTGGGGAAAACCCAGAGAAGTCCGCAAGAAACACAGTAAAGGACTTTATTGAAAACATAAGGGATGGAGAAGGCAGAGAAGCGGTAAAGCTCCTTTATCCACCCTTCAGGGATGCCCTTGTGCAGGATGTAAAACTGCCTCTTCAGCTTACAGAGATGAAGCCTTCAGAGGTGCTTGCCTGTATTTTATCTTCTATGGGAGAGAACATAAAAAGGGTCAGAGTGCTTGATACAAGCAGGATAGATGACAAGCATGCGGAGGTCATAGTAAAGGTCGTGGACAAAGAGGGTGTGGAGAAGATTTTCACCTTTATAGTGATAAAGGACGAAAAGAAATGGAGGATAGCCAGCATATCTGGAATTAGATGA
- a CDS encoding glycosyltransferase family 9 protein → MKILIWQSAYLGDVVLTTPLIMTLKRHFPSSQVAFAGRSFIRELLKGLDVELITFDKGFWESFEVIEKLREYHIAISPHISARSALILFMAGVPTRIGFDRSELKWLYTHTVKHRWGIHEVDRNLELLKPLGIREFERMPYLFVSEEEEKRAKDKFRLPESFAVLSPFSNFRLKEWNIDRWLELSKRLSITPVIVGADTQRANIFDKVEGINLIGKTSLRELMAVISLSKVVISCDSAPVHIANALGVPALSVYTATSPDYGFYPLIGDYVKPELYCSPCSPNPKVCRTGTQACLSMVGVGDVLKGLERLLS, encoded by the coding sequence ATGAAGATACTTATATGGCAAAGTGCTTACTTGGGGGACGTGGTGCTTACCACTCCCCTTATAATGACTCTTAAAAGGCACTTTCCATCATCGCAGGTTGCCTTTGCAGGCAGGAGCTTTATAAGGGAGCTTTTAAAAGGTTTGGATGTGGAACTTATAACCTTTGACAAGGGCTTTTGGGAGAGTTTTGAGGTCATTGAAAAGCTAAGAGAATACCACATTGCTATAAGCCCACATATATCCGCAAGGAGTGCCCTCATACTCTTTATGGCTGGTGTGCCAACAAGGATTGGCTTTGACAGGTCTGAGTTAAAGTGGCTCTACACACACACCGTAAAACACAGATGGGGTATTCACGAAGTGGACAGAAACCTCGAACTTTTAAAGCCTCTGGGAATAAGAGAATTTGAAAGAATGCCATACCTTTTCGTATCAGAAGAAGAGGAAAAAAGGGCAAAGGATAAGTTTAGACTTCCTGAGAGCTTTGCAGTGCTCTCTCCTTTTTCCAACTTTAGGCTAAAGGAGTGGAATATTGACAGATGGTTGGAGCTTTCCAAAAGGCTAAGTATAACGCCTGTCATAGTAGGAGCGGACACTCAAAGAGCAAATATTTTTGATAAGGTAGAGGGGATAAACCTCATAGGTAAGACCTCTCTGAGAGAGCTTATGGCAGTTATAAGCCTGTCAAAAGTGGTAATTTCCTGCGATTCTGCACCAGTGCACATAGCCAACGCCCTCGGAGTTCCCGCCCTTAGTGTATACACAGCCACATCGCCAGACTATGGCTTTTATCCTTTAATAGGTGATTATGTTAAACCTGAGCTTTATTGTTCTCCTTGTTCACCGAACCCTAAGGTATGTAGGACAGGGACTCAAGCATGCTTAAGTATGGTGGGCGTGGGTGATGTCCTCAAAGGACTTGAGAGACTTCTTTCTTGA
- a CDS encoding FtsW/RodA/SpoVE family cell cycle protein translates to MNVVPYLIDSYQKLSIYKKPLIQMLVFLIGFLLASIIAKYDYRKYMGGAIPYLFALIAILSLLAVFIKKLITGKAVDRWLFGGSIQPLEFAKIALLIFLSYYIVRKGNLRQWKHLFWALLFPIITALLLLTQPDKGGAVFILLMTALMVYVGGVPKKAYLLILAVFFFFIYYILTSKGYVAERLSAWRDPFVDPEDSGYQIIQSLYALARGGIMGVGIGQGLQKLGPLPASDTDYVIAVVGEEMGFVGVFVIIILYAILVGRLLWYALMSKGHMEKLLLFGTAMNFAISFLWNLAMVSNLIPPKGIALPLVSYGSSNLFASLILLGIAQSVINHQERSLSSPLRTSPTPTILKHA, encoded by the coding sequence GTGAATGTGGTTCCGTATTTGATAGATTCCTATCAGAAGTTGAGTATATACAAGAAGCCACTCATTCAGATGTTGGTTTTCCTCATCGGATTTCTGCTGGCGAGTATTATCGCCAAGTACGACTACAGAAAATACATGGGTGGAGCTATTCCCTATTTGTTTGCTCTAATAGCCATCCTTAGTCTTTTGGCGGTTTTTATAAAGAAGCTAATAACTGGTAAAGCTGTTGATAGGTGGCTTTTCGGTGGCAGTATACAGCCTCTTGAGTTTGCTAAAATTGCCCTCCTTATATTCCTGTCTTATTACATAGTTCGTAAAGGAAACCTAAGACAGTGGAAACATCTTTTCTGGGCTTTGCTTTTTCCCATTATTACTGCTCTTTTACTTCTTACACAGCCTGACAAGGGCGGAGCGGTCTTTATACTTCTTATGACAGCCCTTATGGTCTATGTGGGTGGTGTTCCCAAAAAGGCTTATCTTCTTATACTTGCTGTATTTTTTTTCTTTATTTACTACATACTTACCTCAAAGGGCTATGTGGCGGAAAGGCTTTCTGCGTGGAGAGACCCTTTTGTTGACCCAGAGGATAGTGGATATCAGATAATACAGTCTCTGTATGCCCTTGCCAGAGGAGGGATTATGGGTGTGGGTATAGGTCAGGGGCTTCAAAAACTTGGACCTTTGCCAGCTTCTGACACGGACTATGTGATAGCGGTTGTGGGGGAAGAAATGGGCTTTGTTGGCGTTTTTGTCATAATAATTCTATACGCTATATTAGTAGGAAGACTGCTATGGTATGCTTTAATGTCTAAGGGACATATGGAAAAACTTTTGCTTTTTGGGACAGCTATGAACTTCGCTATATCTTTTCTTTGGAATCTTGCCATGGTTTCAAACCTCATACCACCAAAGGGAATAGCTTTACCTCTTGTAAGTTATGGTTCATCTAACCTTTTTGCATCCTTAATACTTCTTGGCATAGCCCAGTCTGTCATAAACCATCAAGAAAGAAGTCTCTCAAGTCCTTTGAGGACATCACCCACGCCCACCATACTTAAGCATGCTTGA
- the minC gene encoding septum site-determining protein MinC, whose translation MVEIKGVTLPVVLVEIKEGGNISSLIEEIEQKLSSKLFEGSYVLIDGKGLLKKGEIEKIEKALTERNIKSVKKLSFSGLGDTKRERLMVVQRHLRSGQRVEHNGDILVLGDVNKDAQVVATGNIIVMGKLRGIAVAGALGDESAVVVALEMEPQQIRIGKRVAILNEEERKSPGYPEIAKVEDGNIILERV comes from the coding sequence ATGGTAGAGATAAAAGGAGTGACCCTTCCTGTTGTGCTGGTAGAAATAAAAGAAGGTGGAAATATAAGTTCCCTCATAGAAGAGATAGAGCAGAAACTTTCTTCAAAACTTTTTGAAGGTAGCTATGTGCTAATAGATGGAAAGGGTCTGCTTAAGAAGGGAGAAATTGAAAAAATAGAAAAAGCCCTCACAGAGAGAAATATAAAAAGCGTAAAGAAGCTCAGTTTTTCAGGTCTGGGAGACACAAAAAGAGAAAGGCTAATGGTAGTTCAGAGGCATCTTAGGTCTGGTCAGAGGGTAGAACACAACGGAGATATTTTGGTGCTTGGAGATGTGAATAAGGACGCACAGGTAGTGGCAACGGGGAACATAATAGTTATGGGTAAGCTAAGAGGTATTGCGGTAGCAGGAGCTTTGGGTGATGAAAGTGCAGTGGTGGTTGCTCTGGAAATGGAGCCACAGCAGATAAGAATAGGCAAAAGGGTAGCCATACTGAACGAAGAGGAGAGAAAATCCCCAGGCTATCCCGAGATTGCAAAAGTTGAAGATGGTAATATAATACTTGAGAGGGTATAG
- the minD gene encoding septum site-determining protein MinD, with protein MSIVFVVTSGKGGVGKTTITANLSVALASFGKKVLAVDADIGLRNLDMILGLENRIVYDVLDVLEGRVDFHKALVKDKRGLSLWLLPANQTRNKDAIDRDRWVDLINRVKESGEYDYIFIDSPAGIEQGFQIASLPADKALVVVNPEVSSIRDADRIIGLLENMGKKDYYLVINRIKWESVKKGEMLSVEDIVDILKAQPIGIVPEEPKLVDFTNRGEPIVLSQQYNASKAIIDMAKRIEGEDVPMVRYGEKKGLLEKLLGR; from the coding sequence ATGAGCATAGTCTTTGTTGTTACATCTGGAAAGGGAGGCGTAGGTAAAACCACCATAACAGCCAACCTTAGCGTTGCTCTGGCAAGTTTTGGAAAAAAAGTTCTTGCGGTGGATGCGGATATAGGACTAAGAAACCTTGATATGATACTGGGGCTTGAGAACAGAATAGTCTACGATGTGCTTGATGTGCTTGAAGGCAGGGTGGATTTTCATAAGGCTCTCGTAAAGGATAAAAGGGGGCTAAGCCTGTGGCTACTTCCCGCAAATCAAACAAGAAATAAGGATGCTATAGACAGAGATAGATGGGTTGACCTCATAAACAGAGTGAAAGAGTCTGGGGAATACGATTACATTTTCATAGACTCTCCTGCAGGCATAGAACAAGGTTTTCAGATAGCTTCCTTGCCAGCAGATAAAGCACTTGTAGTGGTAAATCCTGAAGTTTCTTCTATAAGGGATGCGGACAGGATAATTGGACTGTTAGAAAACATGGGCAAGAAAGACTACTACCTCGTAATAAACAGGATAAAGTGGGAAAGTGTGAAAAAGGGCGAGATGCTTTCAGTGGAAGACATAGTGGATATACTAAAAGCCCAACCCATAGGCATAGTGCCAGAAGAACCAAAGCTCGTAGACTTTACTAACAGAGGTGAACCTATAGTTCTTTCACAGCAATACAACGCATCAAAAGCTATCATAGATATGGCAAAAAGGATTGAAGGTGAGGATGTTCCTATGGTCCGCTATGGAGAGAAAAAGGGGCTCCTTGAAAAGCTCTTAGGGAGATAG
- the minE gene encoding cell division topological specificity factor MinE yields the protein MIWDLLFNRGKSKDEAKKRLTLVLSYERKGLPPNFVDRLRDDLISVFSKYPQFEVKKIEVDIRKDKDDFDELWISIPFKQ from the coding sequence ATGATATGGGACCTTCTTTTCAACAGAGGTAAGAGCAAAGATGAGGCAAAGAAAAGACTTACCCTTGTTTTATCCTATGAAAGAAAAGGTCTTCCACCTAACTTCGTTGATAGACTTAGGGATGACCTTATATCAGTGTTTTCCAAATATCCGCAATTTGAGGTCAAAAAGATAGAAGTAGATATAAGAAAAGACAAAGACGATTTTGATGAGCTTTGGATTAGCATACCCTTTAAGCAATGA
- a CDS encoding HAD-IIA family hydrolase: MRLPVLLLDLDGVLVKDKALNPFEDTVGFLQSIRTLGIPFRVVSNNSTRPPDKLLEELGKKGVELKKEEFISPLSILGDYLRAQGIKRVFFIGMPVVEEYIRTLGFEVAQDYMVDTVVIGQDRNLDFNKLKIATSAVFLKGAKLIPINLSRIVKDDDGLYFPGAGSIAMAIAHACKYDKALPNLGKPSEEFIRYALEGLRGSEVYLVSDDIYTDLVGAKELGIKTVFMTTGKYKKEELSKANFTPDLVFDSLSELLDYLYKAVSS; encoded by the coding sequence ATGAGGTTGCCAGTTTTACTCCTCGACCTTGACGGAGTTTTGGTAAAGGATAAGGCTTTGAACCCCTTTGAAGACACTGTAGGTTTTTTGCAAAGTATAAGAACCTTAGGTATACCCTTTAGGGTGGTTTCCAACAACTCTACAAGACCGCCAGATAAACTATTAGAGGAATTAGGAAAGAAAGGTGTAGAGCTTAAAAAGGAGGAATTTATTTCACCCTTGTCAATACTTGGAGACTACCTTAGAGCTCAAGGTATAAAGAGGGTCTTCTTTATAGGCATGCCTGTGGTAGAGGAATACATAAGAACTCTCGGCTTTGAGGTAGCTCAGGACTATATGGTGGATACGGTGGTGATAGGTCAAGATAGAAACCTTGACTTCAACAAGCTAAAAATTGCCACCTCTGCGGTTTTTCTAAAAGGTGCCAAGCTAATTCCTATAAATTTAAGTAGAATCGTAAAGGACGATGATGGGCTTTACTTTCCGGGGGCTGGGTCTATAGCTATGGCTATAGCTCATGCTTGTAAATATGACAAAGCCCTGCCTAATCTTGGCAAACCCTCTGAAGAGTTTATAAGATACGCTCTTGAAGGTTTGAGAGGTAGTGAGGTTTATTTAGTAAGCGACGATATATATACAGACCTTGTGGGTGCAAAGGAGCTTGGTATAAAAACAGTTTTTATGACCACAGGTAAATACAAAAAAGAAGAACTATCGAAGGCTAACTTTACCCCAGACTTGGTTTTTGATAGCCTCTCAGAACTACTGGATTATCTTTATAAAGCTGTTTCTTCTTAA
- a CDS encoding peptidylprolyl isomerase, with protein sequence MVSGGFKKILGGVLLWTTLSFSAVLVDKVVASVNSEPILESDIKMGMLYYATTNRKDVIDKLIEDMLLYQFLIGRGMQVPPELIEQALVNIARVNRMTLDGIAQELAKEGLTLQDLRRFLEREILATQGLIAFLEREVRVSDVELELEKLKSGNIRVVRNIELLVIDRRDEGKLKIIFSPEKGLDAIAKEMGASLEKLRVARGDLVEFLDKEVWKASPGEIVFAEDKDYVYIAKVLSQEEITEGKSIEELREEILLRKMETRRQELLERLRRNSFIKIIQ encoded by the coding sequence ATGGTTTCAGGAGGTTTCAAAAAGATACTCGGTGGAGTTCTACTTTGGACAACTTTGAGCTTTTCTGCGGTTCTTGTAGACAAGGTGGTGGCTTCTGTAAACTCAGAACCTATACTTGAGAGCGACATTAAGATGGGTATGCTCTACTATGCTACAACCAACAGGAAAGACGTTATCGATAAACTCATAGAGGATATGCTACTATACCAGTTCCTCATAGGAAGAGGCATGCAGGTGCCACCTGAACTAATAGAGCAAGCCTTAGTAAACATCGCAAGGGTAAACAGGATGACCCTTGATGGGATAGCTCAAGAGCTTGCAAAAGAGGGTCTTACCCTTCAGGACCTTAGAAGATTCTTAGAGAGAGAAATTTTGGCTACACAGGGCCTTATTGCCTTTCTTGAAAGAGAAGTTAGAGTTTCCGACGTGGAGCTTGAGTTGGAAAAGCTCAAAAGTGGTAATATAAGAGTGGTTAGAAACATAGAACTTCTTGTAATAGATAGAAGGGATGAAGGGAAATTAAAAATAATATTTAGCCCAGAAAAAGGACTTGATGCCATAGCTAAGGAAATGGGAGCAAGTTTAGAAAAACTAAGGGTTGCGAGAGGAGATTTGGTGGAATTTTTGGACAAAGAAGTTTGGAAGGCAAGCCCAGGAGAAATAGTTTTTGCGGAAGATAAAGACTATGTGTATATAGCCAAGGTCCTATCCCAGGAGGAAATAACCGAAGGCAAAAGCATAGAGGAACTTAGAGAAGAGATTCTGCTAAGGAAAATGGAGACAAGAAGACAGGAACTTCTCGAAAGGTTAAGAAGAAACAGCTTTATAAAGATAATCCAGTAG